A genomic window from Salvia splendens isolate huo1 chromosome 11, SspV2, whole genome shotgun sequence includes:
- the LOC121753943 gene encoding lysine--tRNA ligase-like encodes MASAKPKGHAKKPAAAAEDEGMDPTQYFENRLRALAAQKEAGINPYPHKFEAQLSIPEYVKRYESLSSGDHLEDVEVRIAGRIMNKRSSSSNLFFYDLHGGGAKVQVMTDERKSELKGEEFTKFHSSVKRGDIVGTVGFPGKSKRGELSIFPKTFIVLSHCLHMMPRQKFTPGGGAENTKTTDVWIPGTGRNPESYILKDQETRYRQRYLDLMLNMEVREIFRTRSKIISYIRHFLDERDFLEVETPMMNMIAGGAAARPFVTHHNDLNLKLFMRIAPELYLKELVVGGLDRVYEIGKQFRNEGIDLTHNPEFTTCEFYMAFADYNDLMKLTEDMLSGMVKELTGGYIIKYHANGLDQDPIEIDFTPPFRRIDMIDELEKIAKLNIPKNLSSVETNKYLVDACAKFDIKCPPPQTTTRLLDKLVGHFLEETCVNPAFIINHPEIMSPLAKWHRSKPGLTERFELFINKHEVCNAYTELNDPVVQRQRFADQLKDRQSGDDEAMALDETFCTALEYGLPPTGGWGLGIDRFAMLLTDSQNIKEVLLFPAMKPQEDLNKESNKKTQDGPLAQEFEKKASVS; translated from the exons ATG GCATCCGCCAAGCCAAAAGGTCATGCAAAAAAACCTGCTGCTGCAGCAGAAGATGAGGGCATGGATCCAACA CAATACTTTGAAAATAGGCTAAGAGCTCTTGCAGCTCAAAAGGAAGCTGGCATCAACCCATATCCTCACAAGTTTGAAGCACAGTTGTCTATTCctgaatatgtaaagagatacgAAAGTTTAAGCAGTGGGGATCATCTGGAAGATGTTGAAGTGAGAATAGCTG GTAGGATTATGAACAAACGGTCATCGTCATCAAACCTTTTCTTTTATGATTTGCACGGCGGAGGTGCTAAAGTTCAAGTTATGACAGATGAAAG GAAATCAGAGTTGAAGGGGGAGGAGTTTACTAAGTTTCATTCTTCTGTGAAACGTGGAGATATTGTAGGGACCGTTGGGTTCCCAG GTAAAAGCAAAAGGGGCGAGCTTAGTATCTTTCCGAAAACATTTATAGTGCTTTCCCACTGCCTTCACATGATGCCACGCCAAAAATTTACTCCTGGAGGAGGCGCAGAGAACACCAAG ACAACTGATGTTTGGATTCCTGGAACCGGGAGAAATCCCGAGTCTTATATCTTGAAGGATCAG GAAACACGGTATAGGCAGCGCTATTTGGATTTGATGCTGAACATGGAGGTTCGAGAAATATTCCGAACGAGATCAAAAATTATCTCATACATAAGGCATTTTCTAGATGAACGAGATTTTCTGGAG GTTGAAACACCCATGATGAATATGATAGCTGGGGGAGCTGCTGCACGGCCTTTTGTAACCCATCACAATGACCTAAATTTGAAACTTTTCATGCGGATTGCCCCAGAATTATATCTGAAGGAACTTGTTGTTGGTGGCTTAGACCGTGTATATGAAATTGGGAAGCAGTTTAGAAATGAGGGGATTGACCTCACTCACAATCCCGAGTTTACTACTTGTGAGTTCTACATGGCTTTTGCTGACTACAATGATCTGATGAAACTAACTGAAGATATGCTCAGTG GTATGGTGAAGGAACTTACTGGTGGCTACATAATTAAATATCATGCCAATGGACTGGATCAAGATCCTATTGAGATCGATTTCACTCCTCCTTTCAG GAGGATTGATATGATAGATGAATTGGAGAAGATAGCAAAATTAAACATACCTAAAAACCTTTCCAGTGTGGAAACCAATAAATACCTGGTGGATGCATGTGCAAAATTTGATATTAAATGCCCACCTCCTCAAACAACTACAAGATTATTAGACAAA CTTGTTGGACATTTTCTTGAGGAGACTTGTGTAAACCCTGCTTTCATCATCAACCATCCTGAGATTATGAGTCCACTGGCAAAGTGGCATAGGTCGAAACCAGGCTTAACTGAGAGATTTGAGTTGTTCATCAACAAGCATGAA GTCTGTAATGCATACACGGAGTTAAATGATCCTGTCGTGCAACGCCAACGTTTTGCTGACCAACTCAAG GACCGACAATCTGGTGATGATGAAGCAATGGCTTTGGATGAGACGTTCTGTACGGCACTTGAATATGGATTACCTCCAACCGGCGGTTGGGGTTTGGGGATTGATCGATTCGCAATGCTGTTAACTGATTCACAGAATATAAAG